A window from Deltaproteobacteria bacterium encodes these proteins:
- a CDS encoding pyridoxal phosphate-dependent aminotransferase gives MKPSPIEFSKRILKIKPSPTLSAAAIAKELQAKGIKITDFTVGELTFHTPKKIKEACKKAIAENWTRYAIVPGILELRQAITARIKKDYSVSYSPNEVIVTCGAKHAIYNVLQVLLNEGDEVLIPTPYWVSYPDQVLLADGKPVFLTTDEKNGFKTTPKQLEKFITPKTKLFILNTPSNPAGVCYSGEELQALGKICAKNNILVLSDEIYDKLVFDNFKHTSFVHACPEMRDRTILINGASKSYSMTGWRMGFAAAPIAIIDKMKILQSQELTSIPTFVQKACVTAFADCDKKVEEMRVEMQKRRDVMHAELSKIKGVECLKPEGAFYLFPN, from the coding sequence TTGAAGCCATCTCCCATAGAATTCTCAAAACGTATTTTAAAAATCAAACCTTCCCCGACACTGAGTGCGGCAGCGATTGCCAAGGAACTTCAGGCGAAGGGAATTAAAATCACCGATTTTACCGTCGGGGAACTGACGTTTCACACACCGAAAAAAATAAAAGAGGCGTGTAAAAAAGCCATCGCCGAAAATTGGACACGTTACGCCATTGTGCCGGGCATTTTAGAATTGCGACAGGCAATTACGGCGAGGATTAAAAAAGATTACAGCGTTTCTTATTCGCCAAATGAAGTGATTGTAACCTGCGGCGCAAAACACGCGATCTATAATGTTCTTCAAGTTTTGCTCAATGAAGGGGATGAAGTATTGATTCCAACACCCTATTGGGTTTCCTATCCCGATCAGGTTTTGTTGGCCGACGGCAAACCGGTTTTTTTGACGACCGATGAAAAAAACGGATTTAAAACCACGCCGAAACAACTTGAAAAATTCATCACACCGAAAACAAAACTTTTTATTTTGAATACTCCCTCTAACCCAGCAGGAGTGTGTTATAGCGGGGAAGAACTTCAAGCGCTGGGAAAAATTTGTGCCAAAAATAATATTCTGGTTCTCTCGGATGAAATTTACGACAAACTTGTTTTTGATAATTTCAAACACACTTCGTTTGTGCATGCCTGCCCCGAAATGCGTGACAGAACTATTCTGATAAACGGCGCTTCCAAAAGTTATTCGATGACAGGTTGGCGCATGGGTTTTGCGGCGGCGCCGATTGCGATCATCGATAAAATGAAAATTTTGCAGAGTCAGGAACTGACTTCCATTCCCACTTTTGTGCAGAAAGCCTGTGTTACCGCCTTTGCCGACTGCGACAAGAAAGTGGAAGAAATGCGTGTAGAAATGCAAAAAAGAAGAGATGTGATGCACGCGGAGCTTTCAAAAATCAAAGGAGTGGAATGTTTAAAACCCGAAGGCGCTTTTTATCTTTTTCCAAATAT